Proteins encoded by one window of bacterium:
- a CDS encoding nucleotidyltransferase substrate binding protein, with translation METQDIRWEQRLANYSSALAQLAKAVSLAGQRPLSDLEQQGLIQAFEFTHELAWNVMKDYFAHQGNPSITGSRDAVRESLNKGLITGGEGWMEMIKSRNQSSHTYNQKVAEEIVGKIVAQYHSLFQDFLKRMQGLMAS, from the coding sequence ATGGAAACTCAGGACATTCGATGGGAACAACGTTTAGCCAACTATTCATCAGCGCTGGCGCAATTGGCAAAAGCGGTGTCTTTGGCGGGGCAACGGCCGCTATCGGATCTTGAGCAGCAGGGGCTCATTCAGGCATTTGAATTCACCCATGAACTTGCTTGGAATGTGATGAAAGACTACTTTGCGCATCAGGGGAATCCGTCGATCACGGGTTCGCGCGATGCGGTTCGCGAATCCCTCAACAAGGGCCTCATCACGGGTGGTGAGGGGTGGATGGAAATGATCAAAAGCCGAAATCAGAGCTCACATACTTACAATCAGAAGGTGGCTGAAGAAATCGTCGGCAAGATTGTTGCTCAGTATCATTCCCTGTTTCAGGACTTCCTGAAGCGAATGCAGGGGCTGATGGCGTCATGA
- a CDS encoding nucleotidyltransferase domain-containing protein, with product MTNTGLPASAVAKICGVFQDYPLINRVILYGSRAMGTFRPGSDIDLCIEGEALGLTEMLAIETRIDDLLLPWKVDLSLLQTIDNEALKDHIRRVGVNFYQAKSGEA from the coding sequence ATGACTAATACGGGCTTGCCTGCGAGCGCAGTCGCGAAGATTTGCGGGGTATTTCAGGATTATCCCCTGATCAATAGGGTTATTCTTTACGGTTCACGTGCCATGGGCACTTTCCGTCCTGGTTCGGATATTGATCTCTGCATTGAGGGGGAAGCGCTCGGGCTCACAGAGATGCTGGCCATTGAAACCAGGATTGATGATCTGCTTCTTCCTTGGAAAGTAGATCTTTCCTTATTGCAAACGATTGACAATGAGGCTCTGAAAGATCATATCCGGCGGGTAGGCGTGAATTTTTACCAGGCCAAAAGCGGTGAGGCCTAA